The following are encoded in a window of Pseudomonadota bacterium genomic DNA:
- the glyS gene encoding glycine--tRNA ligase subunit beta — MMQTANLLIELLSEEIPARMQLQAAADFKRLFTEQFKQAQITWETIDTFVGPRRLVLVGKDISIQQRDRTQERRGPRVNAPTKAIEGFLKSAGLSSVSECEQRETDKGTFLFATQYIKGLKTCDIVPDMLTAVIKSFPWPKVMRWSGNTQPWVRPLHSILCLFGDQVVPGQLDLGEAKIKFGNCTLGHRFMAPNSLTIKSTEDYWEQLERALVLVCQGPRKKMIQHQIKHLVKKHSLVVHEDPKLLDEVTGLVEWPQAMLGNIEPEFMSLPREVLVTSMRVHQKYFALEKANGELAPHFIVVANIKALDGGTTLVKGNERVLRARLADAQFFYDQDRKYSLEEHGKKLDSVIFHAQLGSLGQKIARMQGLAEQLAPHMSADVTQARRAALLCKSDLLTEMVGEFPELQGIMGSYYATHDGEPTAVAQAIADHYKPRGPQDNLPTDSVGDVVALADKLDTLAGFFAVGIKPTGTKDPYALRRTALGIIRIAERHQDLNLMPYLTKAYEFYTAKDLQSKEQVLQELKTFLLDRLKVHWREQGQRHDHIAAVFAVAKETPLALLHQRVLALQNLMYGKDAVGEDLLSAYKRACNIVRIEEIKDNKRYNGDVNTKALVEPEELKLHQSLVTNLTEIESSLAQNEYSQSMTYLANLKPDIDAFFDKVLVNAKQEDLRINRLKLLAFIRDIFNRIADFGVIEGTK; from the coding sequence ATGATGCAAACAGCTAATCTCTTAATAGAATTGCTTTCAGAGGAAATCCCAGCCCGTATGCAATTGCAAGCAGCAGCAGATTTCAAACGCTTGTTTACCGAACAGTTTAAGCAGGCGCAAATAACCTGGGAGACAATCGATACGTTTGTTGGTCCGCGTCGCTTAGTCCTTGTGGGTAAAGATATTTCAATCCAGCAACGAGATCGCACGCAAGAACGCCGAGGACCCCGGGTTAATGCCCCCACCAAAGCCATTGAAGGTTTTCTCAAATCAGCAGGCTTAAGCAGTGTAAGCGAGTGTGAGCAACGGGAAACAGACAAAGGTACTTTCTTGTTTGCCACGCAATACATAAAAGGACTAAAAACCTGTGATATCGTCCCCGATATGTTAACTGCCGTCATCAAGAGCTTTCCCTGGCCCAAAGTGATGCGTTGGAGTGGCAACACGCAACCCTGGGTCCGTCCTCTGCATAGCATTTTATGTTTGTTTGGTGACCAGGTGGTTCCAGGTCAGCTTGATCTGGGGGAAGCCAAAATCAAGTTCGGAAATTGCACGCTTGGGCATCGATTTATGGCACCAAACTCCCTAACGATCAAGTCTACAGAAGACTATTGGGAACAACTCGAAAGAGCTCTTGTCCTTGTGTGCCAAGGACCTAGAAAGAAAATGATTCAACACCAAATCAAGCACTTGGTAAAAAAACATAGCCTTGTTGTACACGAAGATCCCAAGCTATTGGATGAAGTCACCGGTTTAGTTGAATGGCCGCAGGCCATGTTAGGAAATATTGAACCCGAATTTATGTCTCTCCCCAGAGAAGTGCTGGTCACATCGATGCGCGTGCATCAAAAGTACTTTGCGCTTGAAAAAGCAAATGGCGAATTGGCTCCCCATTTTATTGTGGTTGCCAATATCAAAGCGCTGGATGGGGGAACGACACTGGTTAAAGGGAATGAAAGAGTTTTAAGGGCGCGCCTAGCTGATGCTCAATTTTTCTACGACCAGGACCGAAAGTATTCTCTTGAAGAACACGGTAAGAAACTAGATAGCGTGATCTTTCATGCGCAATTGGGAAGCCTGGGTCAGAAAATTGCTCGCATGCAGGGGCTTGCTGAACAATTGGCTCCTCACATGTCCGCCGATGTCACCCAAGCTCGGCGAGCCGCTCTTTTATGCAAAAGTGATTTGCTCACCGAAATGGTGGGAGAGTTTCCAGAACTGCAAGGCATTATGGGATCTTACTACGCTACACATGATGGAGAACCCACTGCTGTCGCACAGGCTATTGCCGATCATTACAAACCCCGTGGTCCGCAAGACAATTTGCCCACTGACTCTGTGGGAGATGTGGTCGCATTGGCAGACAAATTGGATACACTGGCAGGCTTTTTTGCTGTTGGCATCAAACCGACTGGAACGAAAGATCCCTACGCTCTAAGACGCACTGCACTGGGAATCATTCGTATTGCCGAACGGCATCAAGATCTTAATCTTATGCCGTACCTAACTAAAGCTTACGAGTTCTACACTGCAAAGGATTTGCAGTCCAAGGAACAAGTTTTGCAAGAGTTGAAAACATTTCTGTTAGATCGCCTGAAAGTACACTGGCGCGAGCAAGGACAGCGTCACGATCACATTGCTGCTGTTTTTGCAGTAGCGAAAGAAACTCCACTGGCTCTTTTGCATCAAAGAGTGCTTGCCCTGCAAAATCTAATGTACGGTAAAGATGCCGTTGGCGAGGATCTATTGAGCGCCTATAAACGCGCCTGCAACATCGTTCGAATCGAAGAAATAAAAGACAACAAGCGCTACAACGGAGACGTCAATACGAAAGCACTTGTCGAACCCGAGGAGCTCAAGCTACACCAATCACTGGTAACTAACCTAACCGAGATTGAATCCAGCCTTGCACAAAATGAATATTCACAGAGCATGACCTATCTCGCTAACCTTAAACCGGACATCGATGCATTCTTTGATAAGGTCTTAGTTAATGCCAAGCAAGAGGATCTGCGCATCAACCGCCTTAAACTGCTGGCTTTCATTCGTGATATCTTCAACAGAATTGCTGATTTCGGGGTGATTGAGGGAACGAAATGA